Part of the Ruania alba genome is shown below.
GACCATCCCTTCGACTGGACCAACCCACACACCTGGCCGGCCGCCGTCGACGGTGTGGCAGCCGCCTACCTGACCTACAACCCGACCTGGCGCTGCCCGGCGCACGGGACGCCGTCACGGGTGTGGCGACGGCGCTCGCCGAGCGGGGCGTGCAGCGGGTGGTGCTGCTCTCCCGGCCGTGGTGAGCCGCTGGCGCAGGAGTGTGAACGCGCGTTCCTGGACCTGGTGCCCACTGGCACAGTGGTGCGCTGCGCGTTCTTCGACCAGAACTTCACCGAGGGTCCGTTCGCCCCAGCAGTCATCGACGGCGTGCTGGCGCTGCCGGGCGCGCCCGACGTTGCCGAACCGTTCCTGGACGCCGAGGACATCGCCGACGTCGTGGTGACAGCCCTGCTGGCGGAGGGCACCGAGCACGAGGGGCGGGTGCTCGAGCTGACCGGACCTCGCGCGGTGCCTCTCGTGGAGACCGCCCGGATCCTGGGAGATGCGGCCGGGCATCGCGTGCAGTACCAGCAGGTGA
Proteins encoded:
- a CDS encoding NmrA family transcriptional regulator, whose product is MDTTVQTLAGTILITGAHGKTGRRVAARLTSAGHLVRSASRSGDHPFDWTNPHTWPAAVDGVAAAYLTYNPTWRCPAHGTPSRVWRRRSPSGACSGWCCSPGRGEPLAQECERAFLDLVPTGTVVRCAFFDQNFTEGPFAPAVIDGVLALPGAPDVAEPFLDAEDIADVVVTALLAEGTEHEGRVLELTGPRAVPLVETARILGDAAGHRVQYQQVSAADFAAVAEAAGLPTDEARGLAELFVDLLDGHNSATTTTVADVLGRPARSLEEFAAEAAAGGAWARA